One window of Myxocyprinus asiaticus isolate MX2 ecotype Aquarium Trade chromosome 4, UBuf_Myxa_2, whole genome shotgun sequence genomic DNA carries:
- the asgr1b gene encoding C-type lectin domain family 10 member A, with protein MAEFKRIQDFSSHSQNKIDLVCLVNEDMNRRPSQTWKGRLWSKQCCLLLMYGMLFMALVITVSVTFRQQSTKLSEAEIAVVNLTFSAALLSSNQQDTNERFMKIVRELKADLGRKLANLTQFSQQPSKLSKVENAVANLTSSVALLSSNQQETNDKFMEMVSELKTKLESRITNLTQQVEDAVVNLSSSVALISSNQQDTNDRFMEILSELKAELESRITNLTQILSCKTGWELFLSNCYTFSSSKQDWNKARTYCRSQGALLLNLGKDTREWDFIVKRTESKSYWFGLTDATTGQWRWVDGTPYIMDSSKWEPGEPNNWEGKEDCGELTATGKLNDAPCSMRFQFICKGPAIES; from the exons ATGGCAGAGTTTAAACGCATTCAGGACTTCAGCAGCCACTCACAGAACAAAATAGATCTTGTCTGCTTAGTGAATGAGGACATGAACAGGAGACCATCACAGACATGGAAAG GTCGCTTGTGGAGTAAGCAGTGTTGTCTTCTTCTGATGTATGGCATGCTCTTCATGGCCCTTGTTATCACAGTCTCAGTAACTT TTAGACAGCAATCGACTAAACTGAGCGAGGCAGAGATTGCTGTGGTCAATCTGACATTTTCTGCTGCTCTGCTCTCTTCCAACCAACAAGATACTA ATGAGAGATTCATGAAAATTGTCAGAGAACTGAAAGCTGACCTGGGGAGAAAATTGGCAAATCTGACTCAGT TTAGCCAGCAACCAAGTAAACTGAGCAAGGTAGAGAATGCAGTGGCCAATCTGACATCTTCTGTTGCTCTGCTCTCTTCCAACCAACAAGAAACAA ATGACAAATTCATGGAGATGGTGAGTGAACTGAAGACTAAACTGGAGAGCAGAATAACTAATTTGACTCAGC aggTAGAGGATGCTGTGGTGAATCTGTCATCTTCTGTTGCTCTGATCTCTTCCAACCAACAAGATACAA ATGACAGATTCATGGAGATTTTGAGTGAACTGAAGGCTGAACTGGAGAGCAGAATAACAAATTTGACTCAAA TTCTGAGCTGTAAAACTGGATGGGAACTTTTTCTTTCTAACTGTTATACATTTTCCAGTAGTAAACAGGACTGGAATAAAGCACGGACTTACTGTCGTTCACAGGGTGCCCTGCTGCTTAATCTGGGGAAGGACACCAGGGAATGG GATTTTATTGTAAAACGCACTGAATCCAAATCCTACTGGTTTGGTCTTACAGATGCAACGACTGGTCAGTGGAGATGGGTGGATGGAACACCCTACATTATGGACAGCAG taAGTGGGAACCTGGTGAACCAAATAACTGGGAAGGTAAAGAGGACTGTGGAGAACTAACTGCAACTGGGAAACTGAATGACGCCCCCTGCTCTATGCGTTTCCAATTTATCTGCAAAGGACCGGCCATTGAAAGCTAA